In Macrobrachium nipponense isolate FS-2020 chromosome 15, ASM1510439v2, whole genome shotgun sequence, a single genomic region encodes these proteins:
- the LOC135226620 gene encoding uncharacterized protein LOC135226620 → MSPTSSVPTTPSTSSSLAPPKKAITQNPPPLRADASFQDFHKTIEEVLDVLQAHVKCLRNKAHCRRELLSCEQLEGETFSDFYVRLKHVTEEVEICPGNSSICEETQLKIIILMGIKDEELMQKLFSLKATASLQEVVNTCCSYEAARKATSAIRSPPSKLSAISSYKKQKGHAKTYASAPASKSVVPCESCAHTHSSSDKCPAADSNCTNCGY, encoded by the exons ATGTCGCCTACTTCGTCAGTGCCTACTACACCATCTACAAGCTCTTCACTGGCCCCACCTAAAAAAGCCATCACCCAGAATCCTCCGCCCCTCCGAGCAGATGCCAGTTTTCAAGACTTTC ATAAGACCATAGAAGAGGTGTTGGATGTGCTACAAGCTCATGTGAAGTGTCTACGAAATAAAGCTCATTGCAGAAGAGAACTTCTAAGCTGTGAGCAGTTAGAGGGAGAAACATTCTCAGATTTTTATGTTCGGCTTAAACACGTCACCGAGGAAGTGGAAATTTGCCCTGGGAATTCATCAATATGTGAAGAGACTCAACTCAAGATTATAATTCTCATGGGAATTAAAGATGAGGAATTAATGCAGAAACTCTTCTCCCTCAAAGCCACAGCCTCACTACAGGAGGTTGTTAATACCTGCTGCTCATATGAGGCTGCCAGGAAGGCAACTTCTGCTATTCGTTCCCCACCTTCTAAACTGAGTGCCATCTCTTCGTACAAGAAACAGAAAGGACACGCAAAAACTTATGCTTCAGCTCCAGCTTCCAAATCTGTTGTTCCCTGTGAGAGTTGCGCACATACACACAGTTCTTCGGATAAGTGCCCAGCAGCTGATAGTAATTGCACGAACTGTGGTTATTGA